One Xiphophorus maculatus mitochondrion, complete genome genomic window, TACAGCCCTCCAAGCAATAGAGTACTACGAAGCCCCATTTACAATTGCTGACGGGGTATACGGCTCAACTTTCTTTGTTGCAACCGGCTTCCACGGCCTCCATGTAATTATTGGCTCAACCTTTCTAACAGTCTGCCTTCTACGACAGATACTTCACCACTTCACATCAGAGCACCACTTCGGCTTCGAAGCCGCAGCCTGATATTGACACTTCGTCGACGTCGTATGACTCTTCTTATACATCTCCATTTACTGATGAGGCTCTTAATCTTTCTAGTACAGACGCCAGTATAAGTGACTTCCAATCACACGGCCTTGGTTAAAATCCAAGGAAAGATAATGAACCTAGTGGTAACTACCTTTTCAATTTCTCTCCTTTTATCCCTTCTTTTAGCAACTATCGCCTTCTGACTACCCCTAATAACCCCCGACCACGAAAAACTCTCACCCTATGAATGCGGCTTTGACCCCCTGGGGTCAGCACGATTGCCATTCTCCATTCGATTTTTCCTGGTCGCAATCCTATTCCTCCTCTTTGACCTAGAAATTGCCCTCTTACTCCCCCTTCCCTGGGGGGATCAACTCACCAACCCACACCTCACCTTTATCTGCGCGACCATCCTACTCGTTCTCCTCACCCTCGGCTTAATATATGAGTGAGCCCAAGGAGGCCTAGAATGAGCAGAATAGGCTCTTAGTTTAATTAAAACATTTGATTTCGGCTCAAAAACTTATGGTTCAACCCCATAACTGCCTGATGACCCCCGCCCATTTTGCATTCTCATCGGCCTTTATGCTAGGCCTAGCCGGTCTTGCCTTTCACCGAACTCACTTCCTCTCAGCCCTCCTATGCTTAGAAGGACTTATACTTTCATTATTTATTGCACTATCCCTATGGGCCCTTCAATTTGACACAATAAACTCTGCAGCCCTACCAATAATCCTACTAGCCTTTTCTGCCTGCGAGGCCGGCGCAGGCTTAGCACTCTTAGTAGCCACCACTCGAACCCACAGCAACAACCGACTTCAAAACCTAAGCCTCCTCCAATGCTAAAAATTCTTCTCCCCTCAATCCTCTTGCTCCCCGCCGTATGACTAACACCTAAAAAATACCTTTGAACCACCTCTCTCTTCTATAGCCTAGTAATTGCAAGCACTAGCCTACTCTGACTAGCATTGCCTGCCGAAATCGGCTGATCTTTCCTAAGCTGCTTTATAGCCTCCGACCCAATCTCCACCCCCCTCCTTGTCCTCACCTGTTGACTACTCCCCCTTATAATTCTCGCTAGCCAAAACCACCTTATGCTCGAACCAATTAATCGCCAACGAATCTTCATCTCTCTCCTTATCTCCCTCCAAATCTTCTTAATCCTTGCTTTCAGTGCTACTGAGCTAAT contains:
- the ND4L gene encoding NADH dehydrogenase subunit 4L, with the translated sequence MTPAHFAFSSAFMLGLAGLAFHRTHFLSALLCLEGLMLSLFIALSLWALQFDTMNSAALPMILLAFSACEAGAGLALLVATTRTHSNNRLQNLSLLQC
- the ND3 gene encoding NADH dehydrogenase subunit 3 (TAA stop codon is completed by the addition of 3' A residues to the mRNA); the encoded protein is MNLVVTTFSISLLLSLLLATIAFWLPLMTPDHEKLSPYECGFDPLGSARLPFSIRFFLVAILFLLFDLEIALLLPLPWGDQLTNPHLTFICATILLVLLTLGLMYEWAQGGLEWAE